From Zingiber officinale cultivar Zhangliang chromosome 5B, Zo_v1.1, whole genome shotgun sequence, the proteins below share one genomic window:
- the LOC121984301 gene encoding uncharacterized protein LOC121984301 isoform X1: MGVSQATKIALAVSFFGILSFIFGVIAENKKPASGTPIQGKGVVICKFPNDPTIGLGSLSVVTLFLAALAGHVAVYFPYKGKTVPVQALSRSVSLVIFFIIAEVVSGVALGMMLWATITEGLHRSRNVHYNLDTECLTAKTGLFGGAAFLALDASLIWLVCQILTLNARADYLEEDDSKGEYGQVYVTEMETNGAAHPAP; this comes from the exons ATGGGTGTAAGCCAAGCTACGAAGATTGCACTGGCTGTTTCTTTTTTTGGAATATTGTCTTTCATTTTTGGTGTAATTGCGGAAAATAAAAAG CCAGCTTCTGGAACTCCAATTCAAGGGAAGGGTGTGGTCATCTGCAAGTTTCCGAATGATCCAACAATCGGTTTGGGAAGTTTATCGGTTGTGACTCTCTTTTTAGCTGCTTTAGCAGGGCATGTTGCTGTCTATTTTCCATACAAAGGAAAGACAGTTCCAGTTCAAGCTTTATCGCGGAGTGTTTCGCTGGTTATATTCTTCATTATTGCAGA AGTTGTCTCGGGTGTGGCACTTGGGATGATGTTGTGGGCTACTATCACAGAAGGCCTGCACCGTTCGCGCAATGTCCACTATAATCTCGATACAGAGTGTTTGACTGCCAAGACTGGCCTATTTGGTGGAGCAGCATTCCTTGCCCTTGATGCCTCCCTCATTTGGCTTGTGTGCCAGATTCTGACACTAAATGCAAGAGCTGATTATTTGGAGGAGGATGACTCGAAGGGAGAATATGGGCAGGTTTACGTGACCGAGATGGAGACCAATGGTGCTGCACATCCAGCACCTTAG
- the LOC121984301 gene encoding uncharacterized protein LOC121984301 isoform X2: MGVSQATKIALAVSFFGILSFIFGVIAENKKPASGTPIQGKGVVICKFPNDPTIGLGSLSVVTLFLAALAGHVAVYFPYKGKTVPVQALSRSVSLVIFFIIAEVVSGVALGMMLWATITEGLHRSRNVHYNLDTECLTAKTGLFGGAAFLALDASLIWLVCQILTLNARADYLEEDDSKGEYGQVYVTEMETNGAAHPAP, encoded by the exons ATGGGTGTAAGCCAAGCTACAAAGATTGCACTGGCTGTTTCTTTTTTTGGAATATTGTCTTTCATTTTTGGTGTAATTGCGGAAAATAAAAAG CCAGCTTCTGGAACTCCAATTCAAGGGAAGGGTGTGGTCATCTGCAAGTTTCCGAATGATCCAACAATCGGTTTGGGAAGTTTATCGGTTGTGACTCTCTTTTTAGCTGCTTTAGCAGGGCATGTTGCTGTCTATTTTCCATACAAAGGAAAGACAGTTCCAGTTCAAGCTTTATCGCGGAGTGTTTCACTGGTTATATTCTTCATTATTGCAGA AGTTGTCTCGGGTGTGGCACTTGGGATGATGTTGTGGGCTACTATCACAGAAGGCCTTCACCGTTCGCGCAATGTCCACTATAATCTCGATACAGAGTGTTTGACTGCCAAGACTGGCCTATTTGGTGGAGCAGCATTCCTTGCCCTTGATGCCTCCCTCATTTGGCTTGTGTGCCAGATTCTGACACTAAATGCAAGAGCTGATTATTTGGAGGAG GATGACTCGAAGGGAGAATATGGGCAGGTTTACGTGACCGAGATGGAGACCAATGGTGCTGCACATCCAGCACCTTAG
- the LOC121984299 gene encoding transcription factor LUX-like encodes MKDDSVPIRKAVRSIVRVIVRRNIHLELLCSLIILSSSTTPPPPPPLQVSLSLSQFSILPMRQQIAEEEEEEAKCFARWDWEEQLPSPHELVPLSQCLIAPDLALAFDIPSSSSAAASSFTPSSDHRLPGRQDETDLDAFGGGGEEDPEQPRTLKRPRLVWTPQLHKRFVDAVAHLGIANAVPKTIMQIMGVEGLTRENVASHLQKYRLYLKRVQMQGLAAAAANPSPSPATHPFLGPAAPTVDPCLPYMPVAMLQQHHENMDPMQQYYYHQNQLGHFGPGLLSRPAQAPHVTRQTEGIRPGMVFMPAPAHFPPLPNDLDWRRKGEDDADNGGSRKKELTLFPTG; translated from the coding sequence ATGAAGGACGACTCTGTGCCCATTAGAAAAGCGGTACGTTCGATAGTAAGAGTAATTGTCCGAAGAAATATCCACCTCGAACTCCTCTGCTCCCTTATCATTCTCTCGTCGTCGacgacgccgccgccgccgcctcctctccaggtttctctctctctctctcaattttCGATTCTGCCGATGAGGCAACAAAtagcggaagaagaagaagaagaagccaaaTGCTTCGCTCGATGGGACTGGGAGGAGCAGCTCCCTTCGCCCCACGAGCTGGTGCCCCTTTCGCAGTGCCTCATCGCTCCTGACCTCGCCCTCGCCTTCGAcattccttcctcttcctctgctGCTGCTTCCTCCTTTACCCCGTCCTCTGACCATCGTCTTCCAGGCCGCCAGGATGAGACCGACCTAGACGCCTTCGGCGGTGGAGGGGAGGAGGATCCGGAGCAGCCGCGGACGCTGAAGCGGCCGAGGCTGGTGTGGACGCCTCAGCTACACAAGCGGTTTGTGGATGCCGTCGCGCATCTGGGCATCGCCAACGCCGTGCCCAAGACCATCATGCAGATCATGGGCGTCGAGGGTCTCACCCGCGAGAACGTGGCGAGCCACCTCCAGAAGTACCGGCTCTACCTCAAGCGCGTGCAGATGCAAGGTCTGGCCGCTGCCGCCGCCAATCCCTCCCCTTCCCCCGCGACGCACCCGTTTCTTGGCCCCGCGGCGCCGACGGTGGATCCCTGCTTGCCCTACATGCCCGTGGCGATGCTGCAGCAGCACCACGAGAATATGGATCCAATGCAGCAGTACTACTACCATCAGAACCAATTGGGCCATTTTGGCCCCGGATTACTGAGCCGACCTGCACAGGCGCCACACGTAACCCGTCAAACGGAAGGAATTAGGCCTGGGATGGTGTTTATGCCGGCGCCGGCACACTTTCCTCCTTTACCGAATGATTTAGATTGGAGGAGAAAGGGCGAAGATGATGCTGACAATGGCGGTTCCAGAAAGAAGGAGCTAACGCTTTTCCCAACTGGATAA
- the LOC121984302 gene encoding uncharacterized protein LOC121984302, translating into MQLHANQSPSYFIEDGCVDTGVSGRSNSVPCNGRLADDEDGGKVPKLYISSNHADHAERSDSNNSVEYVQYFDEGYCKVSELDDCRELTEAVDADSNSSHCEREKPDEDGDNNDEMVGGVFAFCEEG; encoded by the exons ATGCAACTGCATGCAAACCAAAGTCCAAGTTATTTTATCGAAGATGGCTGTGTCGATACTGGGGTGTCAGGAAGATCAAATAGTGTGCCATGTAATGGTAGACTAGCAGACGATGAAGATGGCGGTAAAGTTCCAAAGTTATACATCTCCAGCAACCATGCGGATCATGCTGAACGCTCTGATTCCAACAATTCAGTTGaatatgtccaatattttgatGAGGGCTATTGTAAAGTATCAGAACTCGATGACTGCCGTGAGTTAACTGAAGCTGTTGATGCAGACAGCAACAGCAGCCACTGCGAGAGAGAAAAGCCTGATGAAGATGGGGACAACAACGACGAAATGGTGGGAGGTGTCTTCGCCTTCTGTGAAGAAG GTTAA
- the LOC121984300 gene encoding transcription factor MYBC1-like — translation MRQQIAEEEEEEEEAKCFARWDWEEQLPSPHELVPLSQCLIAPDLAIAFDIPSSSSAAASSFTPSADHRLPGRQDETDLDAFGGGGEEDPEQPRTLKRPRLVWTPQLHKRFVDAVAHLGIANAVPKTIMQIMGVEGLTRENVASHLQKYRLYLKRVQMQGLAAAAANPSPSPATHPFLGPAAPTADPCLPYMPVAMLQQHHEKMDPMQQYYYHQNQLGHFGPGLLSRPAQAPHVARQTEGIRPGMVFMPAPAHFPPLPNDLDWRRKGEDDADNGGSRNKELTLFPTG, via the coding sequence ATGAGGCAACAAAtagcggaagaagaagaagaagaagaagaagccaaaTGCTTCGCTCGATGGGACTGGGAGGAGCAGCTCCCTTCGCCCCACGAGCTGGTGCCCCTTTCGCAGTGCCTCATCGCTCCTGACCTCGCCATCGCCTTCGAcattccttcctcttcctctgctGCTGCTTCCTCCTTTACCCCGTCCGCTGACCATCGTCTTCCAGGCCGCCAGGATGAGACCGACCTAGACGCCTTCGGCGGTGGAGGGGAGGAGGATCCGGAGCAGCCGCGGACGCTGAAGCGGCCGAGGCTGGTGTGGACGCCTCAGCTACACAAGCGGTTTGTGGATGCCGTCGCGCATCTGGGCATCGCCAACGCCGTGCCCAAGACCATCATGCAGATCATGGGCGTCGAGGGCCTCACCCGCGAGAACGTGGCGAGCCACCTCCAGAAGTACCGGCTCTACCTCAAGCGCGTGCAGATGCAAGGCCTGGCCGCGGCCGCCGCCAATCCCTCCCCTTCCCCCGCGACGCACCCGTTTCTTGGCCCCGCGGCGCCGACGGCGGATCCCTGCTTGCCTTACATGCCCGTGGCGATGCTGCAGCAGCACCACGAGAAAATGGATCCAATGCAGCAGTACTACTACCATCAGAACCAATTGGGGCATTTTGGCCCCGGATTACTGAGCCGACCTGCACAGGCGCCACACGTAGCCCGTCAAACGGAAGGAATTAGGCCTGGGATGGTGTTTATGCCGGCGCCGGCACACTTTCCTCCTTTACCGAATGATTTAGATTGGAGGAGAAAGGGCGAAGATGATGCTGACAATGGCGGTTCCAGAAACAAGGAGCTAACGCTTTTCCCAACTGGATAA
- the LOC121984298 gene encoding autophagy-related protein 18h-like, with product MTRGKGKNGLLPSSLRIISSCLKTVSSNAGTVASSVRSAGASVAGSIASPTEDEKDQVLWAGFDKLELGPSSFKHVLLLGYSNGFQVLDVEDAASVCELVSKRDGPVTFLQMQPTPISSEVTEGFRASHPMLLVVAGDETNGSGVVQGGRLSALIRENSSEPQAGSCVSTPTVVRFYSLKSHSYIHVLRFRSAVYIVRCSSRIVAVALAAQIYCFDAVTLENKFSVLTYPLQGAAGVNIGCGPMAVGPRWLAYASNNPLISNTGRLSPQNLTPSPGVSPSTSPSSGNLVARYAMESSKTLAAGIINLGDMGYKTLSKYCQELLPDGSNSPLSSSVGRRSGRFQTMTHPSEPDNAGMVVIKDFVSKEVISQFRAHSSPISALCFDPSGTLLVTASVHGHNINIFRIMPTRVQNSSNPACYDWTSSHVHLYKLYRGLTAAVIQDISFSHYSQWISIVSSRGTSHIYVLSPFGGDASLQPQTINGEGPVLTPNLTSPWWSASCCMIHQQLHPPPSPITYSVISRIKNFNSGWLNTVSNVAASAAGKASVPSGAIAAVFYNSLYHDSIPGTGKENFLEHILVYSPSGHVVQHELLPSSLVESTDSSLKAVPAPLFQAQDEELRVNSEPVQWWDVCRRSNWPEREENICQVILYSQQNSEKIPDPGDSEDNGTSYAMSSASGASGAESVRSERSHWFISNAEVQINSGKIPIWQKSKICFCIITPSGAGEVFATDYTGGEIEIEKLHFDEVEVRRKDLLPVFEQFRGFQSQGTDRVGRTSSSVSCQGKYEFSRNTANHSFKTSSRSDFGTRPTSGLLDFDDPASGKPAILPSTQTAFPSESSHGSSSIIRNDVAALSETKPSTAPIRCSKDYMQLHANQSPSYFIEDGCVDTGVSGRSNSVPCNGRLADDEDGGKVPKLYISSNHADHAERSDSNNSVEYVQYFDEGYCKVSELDDCRELTEAVDADSNSSHCEREKPDEDGDNNDEMVGGVFAFCEEG from the exons ATGACTCGGGGCAAAGGTAAAAACGGTCTGCTGCCGAGCTCGCTGCGGATCATCTCATCGTGCCTGAAGACAGTGTCGTCGAACGCAGGGACGGTTGCGAGCAGCGTCCGATCTGCCGGAGCATCTGTTGCTGGATCGATTGCGTCACCGACGGAGGATGAAAAGGACCAG GTACTATGGGCTGGCTTTGATAAGCTGGAGCTTGGTCCATCTTCGTTTAAGCATGTTCTACTTCTCGGTTATTCAAATGGGTTTCAAGTGCTTGATGTTGAGGATGCCGCTAGTGTCTGTGAACTGGTTTCTAAGCGTGATGGTCCAGTTACTTTTTTACAGATGCAGCCCACGCCAATCAGTTCTGAAGTTACCGAAGGGTTCAGGGCATCACATCCTATGCTCTTGGTTGTTGCTGGTGATGAGACCAATGGCTCAGGTGTAGTCCAAGGTGGCCGTTTGAGTGCATTGATCAGAGAGAATAGCAGTGAACCTCAGGCAGGAAGTTGTGTCTCTACTCCTACTGTTGTTCGGTTCTACTCACTCAAGTCTCACAGTTATATTCATGTTTTGAGATTCCGCTCTGCTGTATATATTGTTCGATGCAGCTCCCGAATAGTTGCTGTTGCGCTTGCAGCACAG ATATATTGCTTCGATGCTGTTACTCTTGAAAACAAGTTCAGTGTTTTAACCTATCCATTACAAGGAGCAGCTGGTGTTAACATTGGTTGTGGTCCGATGGCTGTTGGTCCTAGGTGGTTAGCTTATGCTTCCAATAACCCTCTCATATCAAACACGGGTCGCCTTAGTCCACAAAATCTTACTCCCTCTCCAGGTGTAAGCCCATCAACTTCTCCCAGCAGTGGAAACCTTGTTGCTCGATATGCTATGGAATCTAGTAAAACATTGGCTGCTGGAATTATCAATCTGGGAGATATGGGTTACAAAACTCTGTCTAAATATTGCCAAGAACTACTACCTGACGGTTCTAACTCTCCTTTGTCATCAAGTGTAGGTCGGAGATCTGGAAGATTTCAAACTATGACACATCCAAGCGAGCCTGACAATGCAGGAATG GTTGTCATTAAGGATTTTGTTTCCAAGGAAGTTATTTCTCAATTTAGGGCTCATAGCAGTCCAATATCTGCTCTATGTTTTGACCCTAGTGGTACCCTATTGGTCACAGCTTCAGTACATGGGCACAATATAAATATTTTCCGAATTATGCCAACTCGTGTACAGAATAGTTCGAACCCAGCATGTTATGATTGGACGTCATCACATGTTCATCTTTACAAGCTATATCGTGGACTAACAGCAGCT GTCATACAAGATATATCTTTTAGTCATTATAGCCAGTGGATTTCAATTGTTTCATCTAGAGGCACCAGCCACATATATGTTCTATCGCCTTTTGGCGGTGATGCTAGCCTTCAACCACAAACTATAAATGGTGAAGGCCCAGTTCTTACTCCTAATCTAACATCACCCTGGTGGTCAGCTTCATGCTGCATGATCCACCAGCAATTACACCCACCTCCATCTCCAATCACATACTCTGTAATTAgtagaattaaaaattttaattctgGATGGCTAAACACTGTAAGCAATGTTGCCGCATCTGCTGCGGGAAAGGCTTCTGTACCATCAGGTGCAATTGCTGCAGTGTTCTATAATTCTCTGTATCATGACTCTATACCAGGTACTGGCAAGGAAAATTTTTTGGAACATATCCTGGTGTATTCCCCATCTGGCCATGTCGTACAACATGAACTTCTTCCATCTTCGTTAGTGGAGTCTACTGATAGCAGCTTGAAAGCTGTACCTGCTCCTCTATTTCAAGCTCAAGATGAAGAATTACGTGTAAACTCTGAGCCAGTTCAATGGTGGGATGTTTGTAGAAGGTCAAATTGGCCAGAAAGAGAGGAAAATATTTGCCAAGTTATTTTGTACAGTCAGCAAAATAGTGAGAAAATCCCGGATCCTGGAGATTCTGAAGATAATGGAACATCATATGCCATGTCTTCCGCCAGTGGTGCATCTGGGGCAGAATCAGTTAGGAGTGAAAGATCCCACTGGTTCATCTCAAATGCTGAAGTGCAGATTAACTCAGGAAAGATCCCAATATGGCAGAAATCGAAG ATTTGCTTTTGCATAATAACTCCATCGGGAGCTGGTGAAGTTTTTGCAACAGATTATACTGGTGGAGAGATTGAGATTGAAAAACTACATTTTGATGAGGTGGAAGTGAGGCGAAAGGATTTGCTTCCTGTTTTTGAGCAATTTCGAGGCTTCCAATCACAAGGGACTGACAG AgttggtcgaacttcatcatcAGTATCTTGCCAAGGTAAATATGAGTTCAGCAGGAATACAGCCAATCATAGCTTCAAGACATCATCTCGGTCAGATTTTG GGACAAGACCGACAAGTGGTTTGCTTGATTTTGATGATCCAGCATCTGGCAAACCAGCTATTTTACCCTCAACGCAGACGGCTTTTCCGAGTGAATCAAGTCATGGTTCATCTTCAATCATCCGTAATGATGTTGCCGCATTGTCAGAAACTAAACCAAGTACGGCACCAATTAGGTGCTCCAAAGATTACATGCAACTGCATGCAAACCAAAGTCCAAGTTATTTTATCGAAGATGGCTGTGTCGATACTGGGGTGTCAGGAAGATCAAATAGTGTGCCATGTAATGGTAGACTAGCAGACGATGAAGATGGCGGTAAAGTTCCAAAGTTATACATCTCCAGCAACCATGCGGATCATGCTGAACGCTCTGATTCCAACAATTCAGTTGaatatgtccaatattttgatGAGGGCTATTGTAAAGTATCAGAACTCGATGACTGCCGTGAGTTAACTGAAGCTGTTGATGCAGACAGCAACAGCAGCCACTGCGAGAGAGAAAAGCCTGATGAAGATGGGGACAACAACGACGAAATGGTGGGAGGTGTCTTCGCCTTCTGTGAAGAAG GTTAA